Within Streptomyces sp. NBC_00704, the genomic segment CCAGGCCGGGACAGCCCGGATCCTGTCCGCGACCGTGCGGCACGAGCGCGGACGCTGGTTCGCCTCGTTCCAGGTCGAGGTCAAGCGCGACATCGTGCGCGTGGCTCGCCCGGATGTGGCGGTCGGCATCGACCTCGGTGTGAAGGCCCTCGCCGTGATGGCCGACAGCACCGGCGAGATCCGCACCGTCGCGAACCCGGGCCACTACGACGCCGCCCGCGCGCAGCTGTGCCGCGCCTCCCGGACCGTGTCCCGGCGCCAGGGCCCCGACCGGCGCACCGGGCAGAAGCCGTCCCGCCGCTGGGAGAAGGCCAACGCGGCCCGCAACCGCGTGCATCACCGGGTGGCGAACCTCCGCGAGGACGCCCTGCACAAGCTCACCACCGCCGTGGCCGCCGAGTACGGCACCGTCGTGGTCGAGGACCTCAACGTCGCCGGAATGCTCCGCAACCGGCGTCTGGCCCGCCGCATCGCCGACGCCGGGTTCGGGGAGATCCGCCGCCTGCTCACCTACAAGACCGGCCAGCGCCACGCCACCCGCCTTGTGGTCACGAACCGCTGGTACCCCTCCTCGAAGACCTGTTCCGGGTGCGGCGCGGTGAAAGCCAAACTGCCGCTGCACATGCGGACCTACGAATGCGATGCCTGCCACCTGGTCATCGACCGGGACGACAACGCCGCGCTCAACCTCGCCGCCCTCGCGGCGGCCTGCATGACTGGTACCGGAGTGGCCGCAGACCAGGACACCACCGTGGTGGTGCCGAAGCCTCGTGGAGCCGACCGTAAGACCCGCGCCACCCGCCCCCGCCGCACGGCGGAGACGGGGCGGGCAGGTGGCGCGACCCTGCCGCACCAGCGGCAGACAGAAACGAGAGACCGTACTCAAGCCGAAGCCCTCACGCTTTGGTGACGAGACGGACCTTCCGGGCCGAAATGCCCGGAATGCTGAGACCTGACTAGGGCCTCAGCAACGGGCGGATATCCGAACCCCCGGGACGGGAGGTAGCACGATGGTCCTGAGCAGCCGTGTTGCCGAGAATGAAGGCATGTCACTGAGCAGTGGGACCATGGCCCGACCTTCCGTGGAAAGCGGTCTGGGAATTCGCGCGGAGAACCTGCACCGCTCGTACGGCCGCGGCCGTGCCGCGGTCCACGCTCTGCGCGGCGTGGACATCGGCTTCGCCCCCGGCACCTTCACCGCGGTGATGGGACCGTCCGGATCGGGCAAGTCGACCCTGCTTCAGTGCGTGGGGGGCATGGACCGCCAGACCTCCGGGACCGTGCACTGGGGCACGACCGACATCACCGCGCTGCCCGAGCGCCGCCTGGCCCAACTGCGGCGCGCGGAGGCGGGGTTCATCTTCCAGTCGTACAACCTGATGCCGGCCATGACGGTGGAGCAGAACGTCGCCCTGACCGTTCGGCTGGCGGGCGACAAGGTGGACTGGGCGGCGGTCGCCGACTGCCTCGAGCGGGTGGGTCTCGCCGACCGGAGGAAGGAACGGCCCGGCCACCTCTCCGGCGGCCAGCAGCAACGCGTCGCCGTGGCGCGCGCGTTGTTCACCCGTCCGCGCGTGCTGTTCGCCGACGAGCCGACCGGCGCGCTCGACCGCGCGACCGGACGCGAGGTGCTGTGGCTCCTGCGCGAGGGGGTCGAGAACGACGGCCGCACGTGCGTCATGGTCACGCACGACCCGGTCGCGGCGAGCTTCGCGGACCGGGTGGTCATCCTCGCCGACGGAGTCCTCGTCGACGAGCTGGTGCGCCCGTCCGCCGCGCAGATCTCCGAGAAGCTGAGTGAACTCGCATGCTGAGGCTCGCACTGGGGCTGCTCCGGGCCAAGCCCTCCCTGCTCGCGGGACCCGCCGCCGTGCTCCTGATGGCCGTCTCCGTGATCACCATGTTCGGCTCCCTCGTCGCCACGGCGATCGACGGCCACGCGGGCTCGCGACTGGGCGTGATCGGGGGGGCGTTCGGCGAGATCGCCATGCTGATGACGCTGTTCACGGTCACCAACACGCTCTCGTTCGCCGTGCGCGGGCAGGCCCGGGACATGGCCCTGCTCCGGACCAGCGGAGCGACGCCCGCCCAGATCAAGCGCCTGATCAGGTGCCAGATCCTCTGGCTGACCCTCTTCGTCTCACCGCCCGCCTGGTTGCTCGGCGCATGGGGCGCCGGACGGTTCCTGGAAGAGCTGGCCGCCCGGGACATCGTCCCCGCGGACGCGACCGTGGTGTGGTCCCCCTGGCCGCTGCTGATCGGCACGGCGGTGACCCTGCTGGTCGGGGTCGGCGCGGCGAAGATCGCCGCACGCCGCGTCGTCCGCGGCCGGCCGTCCACCGTGCTCGTGCAGACGGCCGAGCAGACCGGCGCGGGCTGGCTCCGCGGCATCGCCGGTCTCCTCGTCATCGCGGGTTCCGTGCCCCTCGTGGTCTTCACCTCCCGGCAGCCGGCCGAGAAGTCCGCCCAGCTGGCCCTGCTCGGCTCGCTGCTCTTCCTGGTCGCCGTCGGGCTGCTCGGCCCCCTGCTGGCCCGCGTCTCCATCGTCCTGCTCGGTGTGCCGTTCCGGTTGGTGGGCCGCAGGCACGGGGGAGACGCCGGCGGCGCCCTGGCCGCCGACAACCTGCGCGGGCACGCCCACCGGCTGTCCTCCGCCGTGGTGCCGATCGCCCTGCTGGTCGGACTCTCCAGCACCTTCGCCTCGGTCAGCGGCACCCTCCAGGAGGTCGCTCCGTCCAGCGCCTCCGCCGAGAGCGACATCTGGCTGCGCGGGGTGGAACTCGCCATGCTGGCCGGCTTCGGAGCCGTGGCCACCGTGAACACCCTCGCCTCACTGACCACGGCGCGACGGCGCGAGTACGCGCTGCTCGCCCTGACCGGCGCGACCCGGCGGCAGCTGATGCGCATGCTCGGCACGGAGGCCACCCTGACCGCGCTGGCCGGAGTGGTGCTCGGCGTCCTGGCCGCCGCGCCCATGAGCATGGCGTTCGCCTGGGCGGCCACGGGCGAGCTGCTTCCCACGATCGCGTTCGCCACCTACGCCCCGCTGGTGCTGGGACCCGTGGCGCTGACCGTGGTGACGATCCTGTCCACCGGCATGCGGGCCACCTCGGAGCCGGCGGTCACCGCCGTGGCCGTGCAGTGAGCGCGCCCCGCCTGGCGGACCGGGACCGCGCCGGACGACGGACACCGCGTCCGGGAGCGATCGTGTTCGCCCTCACCGGGGTGCCGCTCTCCCTCCTCGGCATGGCCTACGTCCTCGCGGTCCTCTACGTCGGCGGGCTGCTCTCACTGACCGTGATCGGGCTGCCGGTGCTCGCGCTCGGCCTGGCGGGAGCCCGCCACCTGGGCCGGGGCCACGTCCGGCTGATGAGGACCCTGCTCGGCGAAGGCATCGATCCCCCCGCGCCGCCGGCGGCGGCGCCCGGCGTGCTGCCCTGGATCAGGAGCCATCTCTCCGACGTGACCGCCTGGCGCAGCGTGCTCTACCTCACGCTGCGGCTCCCGCTCGACCTGGTCGCCTTCGTGCTGACGGTCGCGCTGCCCGCCTTCGGCGTGTGGTCGATCGTCTGGACGGTGATCGGTAGCCCGCCGCTGTGGCTGGCGGTCACGGCGGTCGTGGGCGGACTGGCCGCCCTGGCCGTCGCCCCGGTGGCGGCACGCACCATGATGCGGGCGCACCGGCTGCTGGGCAGGAAGCTGCTCGGTCCCAGCGCCTCCCAGCTGCGGGTCAAAACCCTGGAACGGGCGCGCACCCTCGCCTTCGCCGAGGGCGCTCGCGACCTGCGGCAGGTCGAGCGGGACCTGCACGACGGCACGCAGGCCCAGTTGGTCGCGATCGCCATGACGCTGTCGCTGGCCACCGACGCGCTGGGCGACGAGCCGTCCCCCGGACGCACCGGGGCCCTCGTCGCACGGGCCCGCGCCCAGACCGACACGGCCATCGCGGAACTGAGGCGGCTCATCGACGGGATGAGCCCCGCGGCGCTCGACCGCGGACTCGCCGACGCCCTGCCGCAGTTGACGGGCCAGGCCAAAGTGCCCGTGGCCCTGACGGTGGAGATGTCCCAGCGGCCGGATCCGGTGATCGAGCGGGTGGCGTACTTCTGCGTCGCCGAACTGCTCACCAACGTCTCGAAGCACAGCGGAGCGACGAAGGCGTCGGTCGACGCGCGCGTCATCGGCAAGGTTCTGCGGATCCAGGTCCGCGACGACGGCGGCGGCGGAGCCGGGATCGGTGCGGGCAGCGGTCTGCCGGGGCTGAGAGAACGGCTGACCGCGGTCGACGGCACGCTCGCCCTCCACAGCCCGCCCGGCGGCCCGACCACCGTCGTGCTGGAGATGCCGGTCCGGATCTGACCGTCCGCGCCGACGGGCCGCCCCGTCCGGTCGCGGTCCGCCCGGCCCCACCGCACCACCTCACCATCACCTCGGCGTCCTCGACGCCGCTCTTCCCTCGGTCCGACGCGTCGAGCCGACCCATGCCCAGACGAAGGAGAACCGTCCATGCGTGCTGCGCGGATCAGACTCGCCATGCTGATAACCGGCGTCGCCGGCTGCATCGTCGCGTCCGTCACGGCCGCTGCCGCGAACCCCGTGCCCGGCCTGCCGCCCGCGCCCCGGCAGGCGGCCGTCGCGGCCGGGAAGCTGCCCGGCCTCTACCGCGAGAACCGGCGCTACCTCGCCCGGGCCGCCGACGCGGCACGGCGGATGGGCGACGACGGACGGGCCCGCGCGCTGGACGCTCTCGCCTCCCCCGACCGCGACTTCCTCCAGGTCTCCGCCGACGGTGACGGCCAGGCGGTGGAGGTGCTCGGAGACCTGGCGCACGCGCAGCGCGTCGCCCTGCTGGTCCCCGGCTCGGACACCACCGTCGACACCTTCGACCACCTCGGCTCCCGGCACGGCTCGGTGGCCGGCGGCAGCCGGGCGCTGTACGCGCAGATGCGGGCCGTCGCACCGCGGACGCGGGTCGCCGTCATCGGGTGGTACGGCTACCGTGCGCCCCGCACCAAGAGCCGCGACACCGTGACCCAGGACCGGGCGCAGGAGGGCGGGCGGCTGCTCGTCCGCCAGCTCCAGCGGCTGCGGGGAATCAACCCCGGCGCGTCCGTGGCCCTCATGTGCCATTCGTACGGGTCCGTGGTGTGCGGGGACGCGGTGCGCGCCCTGGGCGGGTCCGCGCGGTCCGCGCTGACGGGTCTCGTCGTCTTCGGCAGTCCGGGCATGGGCGTCGGTTCGGCGGCCGAGCTGGGCGCCGGCGTCCCGGTGTGGGCGGGGCGCGGCACCGGGGACTGGATCGCGCACGTGCCGCACGCCCAGTACGGCCTGTTCGGCGAGAGAGTGGGGTTCGGCCCCGACCCGGCGTCCGTGGGGTTCGGCGCTCGACGGCTCCCCGTCGGCGACAGCCGGCACGGCGACTACCTGCGCCCCGGCAGCCTGTCGCTGCGCAGCATCGCGCTCATCGGCCTGGGCCGGGGCCGGGAGGTGACCCATGGCTGATGTGCGGGTCACCACCGACGTCGAGCGCCCCGCTCCCGTGGTCTGGGACGACCTGGCGCCGGCACGGCCCGTCCGGCTGACGCCGGTGCGGCGACTGCACCGGGCGGTGCTGCGGATCGACGCGGCGACTCCGTTCTCCCGCGACCGCGCGGTCGACGTGCTGCGCGCCTACGCCATCCTCGGCGTGGTGCTCGGCCACTGGCTGGTGAGCGCGGTGGTGCTCCAGGCGGGCGGTCATCTGGCGGGCGACAGCCCCCTGCACCACATGCCGGCCCTCGCGCCGGTGTCGTGGCTGTTGCAGCCGCTCGCGCTGTTCTTCTTCGTCGGCGGCCGGGTCGGATCGCAGAGCCACGCCTCCGCGGTGGCGAACGGGACCCGCTACCGGACCTGGCTGGCCCAGCGCCTGCGTCAGCTGGTGCGTCCCACCCTGGCCCTGCTGGGCGTGTGGGGGCTGGTGCTGGCCGGGCTGGCCGTCGAGGGCGTGGCGTACGAGACGATCCGCACCCTGGTACGGCTTGCGGTGTCGCCGCTCTGGTTCCTCTGCGTCTACGCGGTGATCACGGCGGCCACTCCGCTGATCAGGCGGTGCGGCGCGGGCCGGCTGGTGCCGGCGGCCTTCGCGCTGGTGGTGGCCACGGACCTGGTGCGCGGGCTGGCCGGCGACTCGGGACGGGTCGATTCTCTCCGCTGGCTGAACGTCCTCACCGGCTGGCTGGTGCCCTACGCCCTGGGCGTGTTCTGGGCGGCGGGCGGCCTCGCCCGACGCAGGTACGCGGCCGGCCTGCTCGTCGGCGGTGCGGCCGGTGCGGCCGTCCTGGTGCTCCGGTGCGGCTATCCGGCGAGCATGGTCGGCGTCCCCGGGGCCGCCCTGTCCAACCTGAACCCGCCGAGCCTCGCGGCCGTCTGCTTCGGTCTGGCCCAGTGCGGTCTCGGACTGCTGCTGTGCGGCCCGCTCCGCCGGCTGACCGGACAGCCCACGGAGCCGGTCGCGCCGCTCGCCTCCGGCGAGCGCGAGGCGCTGGGGGCGCGGGCCACCGCGGGACAGTTCTGCTGGGCGGCCGTGGCGTCGCTGAACCTCTCGGCCATGACGGTCTTCCTCTGGCACCAGACGGCCATGCTCGCCACCACCGTGTTCGCGCTCGGGCTGGGGCAGCGCTGGCCCGGACTCCACACGGCGCCGGTGCATCCGTCCTGGGTGGCTTTCCGCCTCGTTTGGATCCCTGTTTTCGCCTGTTTGCTCGCTGTTCTTCTGCTGGCTTTCAAAGACGTGGAAAAGGCGGCCAGACGATCTCCCCGATAATCGGCCGATAATCGAATAATGCCGCGCTGGCCTATGGTTTTCAGCGTTTCTCAATTGTATGTCGAAGCAGTCTGAACAGGAGGAATTTCGTGGCCATCTCGAACAATGTCCCGGGTGCGGTGGAGAGCGGTGCCGGCACGGCTTCCGTGCCGGGTGACGTGAACTCCCTGCGCGACCTCACCGTGCAAGCGGTTTCGGATCTCTATGTGAAGTACCAGGACGACCTGCGTGCCGTCAGGGACGCGCAACGGGAGTTCCTCCGGCAGCGCGGCAAGTCGATGAAGGCCCAACTCGACGACTACGAGGCCGAGATCACCTATCTGCTGCTGCGTGAGCACCGGCCCGAGACGGTGGTCGAGATCGGCACGTTCTACGGCTGGTCCACCATGTGGATCCTCAGTGCGCTGCGCGACAACGGCATGGGGCACCTGTATTCGTTCGACATCGTCGACCGGGTGGTCAGCAACGTTCCGGCCGACCTTTCCGCCGACCGCTGGACCTTCACCAAGGGCGATGTGCGGGAGACGCTCGGAGACATCGTCGGCCGCGCCGACTATCTCTTCATAGACGCCGACCACGGCGCCCGGTTCGGCCGCTGGTACCTGGAGAACGTGTTCCCGAAGGTCCGCTCCGGAACCCCGACGAGCGTGCACGACGTCTTCCACGGCCGCCGGCCGAAGCCGATCAGCGAGGGCTCGGTCCTCATGAAGTGGCTCGCGGGACGGAAAGTGCGCTTCTTCACCCCCTCGGCCGCGAAGGCTCCCGAAGTCATCGAGCACCTCAGCAGGACGAAGAAGGAACTGCGGCTCGACATTCCCGTCCGCGACAGCCGCCACAACCCGATGGTCTTCTTCACCCTCGGATAGCGCCGTGAGCCGCCGCCGGCGAGGGCCAGGGGGCCATGGGTCTGTTTTTCCCCGTTGGTCGGATTTCGGGCAGGATATGAAATCTGCCGGTGCGGAAAGGACTTGTCCCGGCGGGGCTGGTGTGATCGGGTTTCGGCGGGGGTGCGCTCGCAGCGGTAGCGCGCCACCGAAACCTCGTTTTCCCGGTCCCGGCGCCGGGGGACCGCGGTGGCTGCACGGCTGCCCGGGGCGAGCGGTCCCGATGTGGGCCGAAAAGGCCGGGACTGTGCGGCGCAAAGGGTCGCGACGGCGCGGAGACGATGCATGAGGTCAAGATCACGAAGCTTTTCGGAGCCTCTTCGGGCGGCCGGGTCGACCGGTGGGAGTAGGGTGTGGACGCTGGCCTCGCTCCCTGGGACGGTCTCGTTTGACCTGGTGGCAGCGGTGCGGGGCGGTTCGAGCGGGCCTGCGGGAGGGGAGGGGACGACCTTGGGAGGGGAAAGCGCTTCCAGCGCGGCCCGTGTCCTTCGGCCGGTT encodes:
- the tnpB gene encoding IS607 family element RNA-guided endonuclease TnpB translates to MKKFQPQPGFVVQAFRFALDPNATQEAALRSHCGAARAAYNWAVGWVTAAWWQRRAEETYGIPEESLTEWRPWSLPSLRKAFNEAKHTDPRFSAWWEENSKEAYSTGLANASSAFDNYAKSKNGKRKGARMGGPRFKSKRKARLACRFTTGTIRADADGRHVTLPRLGTIRTHEPTVKLLGRVQAGTARILSATVRHERGRWFASFQVEVKRDIVRVARPDVAVGIDLGVKALAVMADSTGEIRTVANPGHYDAARAQLCRASRTVSRRQGPDRRTGQKPSRRWEKANAARNRVHHRVANLREDALHKLTTAVAAEYGTVVVEDLNVAGMLRNRRLARRIADAGFGEIRRLLTYKTGQRHATRLVVTNRWYPSSKTCSGCGAVKAKLPLHMRTYECDACHLVIDRDDNAALNLAALAAACMTGTGVAADQDTTVVVPKPRGADRKTRATRPRRTAETGRAGGATLPHQRQTETRDRTQAEALTLW
- a CDS encoding ABC transporter ATP-binding protein → MARPSVESGLGIRAENLHRSYGRGRAAVHALRGVDIGFAPGTFTAVMGPSGSGKSTLLQCVGGMDRQTSGTVHWGTTDITALPERRLAQLRRAEAGFIFQSYNLMPAMTVEQNVALTVRLAGDKVDWAAVADCLERVGLADRRKERPGHLSGGQQQRVAVARALFTRPRVLFADEPTGALDRATGREVLWLLREGVENDGRTCVMVTHDPVAASFADRVVILADGVLVDELVRPSAAQISEKLSELAC
- a CDS encoding FtsX-like permease family protein yields the protein MLRLALGLLRAKPSLLAGPAAVLLMAVSVITMFGSLVATAIDGHAGSRLGVIGGAFGEIAMLMTLFTVTNTLSFAVRGQARDMALLRTSGATPAQIKRLIRCQILWLTLFVSPPAWLLGAWGAGRFLEELAARDIVPADATVVWSPWPLLIGTAVTLLVGVGAAKIAARRVVRGRPSTVLVQTAEQTGAGWLRGIAGLLVIAGSVPLVVFTSRQPAEKSAQLALLGSLLFLVAVGLLGPLLARVSIVLLGVPFRLVGRRHGGDAGGALAADNLRGHAHRLSSAVVPIALLVGLSSTFASVSGTLQEVAPSSASAESDIWLRGVELAMLAGFGAVATVNTLASLTTARRREYALLALTGATRRQLMRMLGTEATLTALAGVVLGVLAAAPMSMAFAWAATGELLPTIAFATYAPLVLGPVALTVVTILSTGMRATSEPAVTAVAVQ
- a CDS encoding sensor histidine kinase produces the protein MFALTGVPLSLLGMAYVLAVLYVGGLLSLTVIGLPVLALGLAGARHLGRGHVRLMRTLLGEGIDPPAPPAAAPGVLPWIRSHLSDVTAWRSVLYLTLRLPLDLVAFVLTVALPAFGVWSIVWTVIGSPPLWLAVTAVVGGLAALAVAPVAARTMMRAHRLLGRKLLGPSASQLRVKTLERARTLAFAEGARDLRQVERDLHDGTQAQLVAIAMTLSLATDALGDEPSPGRTGALVARARAQTDTAIAELRRLIDGMSPAALDRGLADALPQLTGQAKVPVALTVEMSQRPDPVIERVAYFCVAELLTNVSKHSGATKASVDARVIGKVLRIQVRDDGGGGAGIGAGSGLPGLRERLTAVDGTLALHSPPGGPTTVVLEMPVRI
- a CDS encoding alpha/beta hydrolase, with the translated sequence MRAARIRLAMLITGVAGCIVASVTAAAANPVPGLPPAPRQAAVAAGKLPGLYRENRRYLARAADAARRMGDDGRARALDALASPDRDFLQVSADGDGQAVEVLGDLAHAQRVALLVPGSDTTVDTFDHLGSRHGSVAGGSRALYAQMRAVAPRTRVAVIGWYGYRAPRTKSRDTVTQDRAQEGGRLLVRQLQRLRGINPGASVALMCHSYGSVVCGDAVRALGGSARSALTGLVVFGSPGMGVGSAAELGAGVPVWAGRGTGDWIAHVPHAQYGLFGERVGFGPDPASVGFGARRLPVGDSRHGDYLRPGSLSLRSIALIGLGRGREVTHG
- a CDS encoding acyltransferase family protein — its product is MADVRVTTDVERPAPVVWDDLAPARPVRLTPVRRLHRAVLRIDAATPFSRDRAVDVLRAYAILGVVLGHWLVSAVVLQAGGHLAGDSPLHHMPALAPVSWLLQPLALFFFVGGRVGSQSHASAVANGTRYRTWLAQRLRQLVRPTLALLGVWGLVLAGLAVEGVAYETIRTLVRLAVSPLWFLCVYAVITAATPLIRRCGAGRLVPAAFALVVATDLVRGLAGDSGRVDSLRWLNVLTGWLVPYALGVFWAAGGLARRRYAAGLLVGGAAGAAVLVLRCGYPASMVGVPGAALSNLNPPSLAAVCFGLAQCGLGLLLCGPLRRLTGQPTEPVAPLASGEREALGARATAGQFCWAAVASLNLSAMTVFLWHQTAMLATTVFALGLGQRWPGLHTAPVHPSWVAFRLVWIPVFACLLAVLLLAFKDVEKAARRSPR
- a CDS encoding class I SAM-dependent methyltransferase, producing the protein MAISNNVPGAVESGAGTASVPGDVNSLRDLTVQAVSDLYVKYQDDLRAVRDAQREFLRQRGKSMKAQLDDYEAEITYLLLREHRPETVVEIGTFYGWSTMWILSALRDNGMGHLYSFDIVDRVVSNVPADLSADRWTFTKGDVRETLGDIVGRADYLFIDADHGARFGRWYLENVFPKVRSGTPTSVHDVFHGRRPKPISEGSVLMKWLAGRKVRFFTPSAAKAPEVIEHLSRTKKELRLDIPVRDSRHNPMVFFTLG